In one Corallococcus sp. EGB genomic region, the following are encoded:
- a CDS encoding sce7726 family protein: MRDIDVRHALWEQLRAEHAGDDDTRLLDEFGLEHGDVRVDVVVINGEIHGYELKSERDTLARLPRQVTAYSAALDRATLVVAEGHLAKASALVPDWWGLSIAHSVEGSAVRVEAHRIAARNPEQQMLSVARLLWRPEALKLLEQAGAARGVRSKPRAFLYERLTECLAPDQLRDQVRLALKARSGWRSAAPRT, from the coding sequence ATGCGTGACATCGACGTTCGCCACGCCCTCTGGGAGCAGCTGCGCGCCGAGCATGCCGGCGACGATGACACGCGGCTGCTCGACGAGTTCGGCTTGGAACATGGCGACGTCCGCGTCGACGTTGTGGTGATCAACGGCGAGATTCACGGCTACGAACTCAAGAGCGAGCGCGACACCCTGGCACGGCTACCTCGTCAGGTGACCGCCTACAGCGCCGCACTTGACCGCGCGACGCTAGTCGTCGCGGAAGGCCACCTAGCCAAAGCCTCAGCTCTTGTACCGGATTGGTGGGGATTGAGCATCGCGCACTCGGTCGAAGGAAGTGCGGTACGTGTCGAGGCGCACAGGATCGCGGCCCGAAATCCGGAGCAGCAGATGCTTTCGGTTGCCCGGCTGCTCTGGCGACCTGAGGCGCTCAAGCTACTTGAGCAGGCAGGAGCCGCGCGAGGCGTGCGTAGCAAGCCCCGCGCGTTCCTCTACGAGCGCCTCACGGAATGCCTTGCGCCTGACCAGCTACGGGACCAGGTACGACTGGCACTGAAAGCGCGGTCTGGCTGGCGATCTGCCGCACCACGAACGTGA
- a CDS encoding AlpA family transcriptional regulator encodes MAAVPASGFWTADDVAAYLKVSSAWVWKQVRSNTGFPFVKLGTRNYRFDPVKVRAWVDRQSSEGQP; translated from the coding sequence ATGGCCGCAGTCCCCGCGAGCGGCTTTTGGACAGCGGATGATGTGGCGGCCTACCTGAAGGTGTCTTCCGCCTGGGTGTGGAAGCAGGTGCGCTCCAACACGGGATTCCCGTTCGTGAAGCTGGGAACGCGCAACTACCGCTTCGACCCCGTCAAGGTACGTGCGTGGGTGGACCGGCAGTCGTCGGAGGGACAGCCGTGA
- a CDS encoding NlpC/P60 family protein, protein MTTTSQRAAFLSLALEQLHSPYRWGAKGFRAPGVEPRLFDCSGLVTWCLHEVGGPDWRATHNTDRLWDVCAPVASEAQLLPGDIVLYGRAGTTTADGRPVTRPDPDHVMVYVGAGVVVGASGGGSKTLTLADARAAGARVKTYPRIAYRSDVLGFRRLPFVS, encoded by the coding sequence ATGACGACCACTTCTCAGCGCGCCGCGTTCCTCTCCCTGGCATTGGAGCAGTTGCACTCCCCCTACCGCTGGGGCGCCAAAGGCTTCCGAGCCCCCGGTGTAGAGCCGCGCCTCTTCGATTGCTCCGGCCTCGTCACCTGGTGCCTCCACGAGGTGGGCGGCCCGGACTGGCGTGCCACCCACAACACGGACCGCCTCTGGGACGTCTGCGCGCCGGTGGCGAGCGAGGCGCAGCTGCTGCCGGGCGACATCGTGCTGTACGGCCGCGCCGGCACTACGACGGCGGACGGGCGCCCGGTGACACGGCCTGACCCGGACCACGTCATGGTGTACGTGGGCGCGGGCGTGGTGGTGGGCGCGTCCGGGGGCGGAAGCAAGACGCTCACCCTGGCCGACGCCCGGGCCGCTGGTGCCCGCGTGAAGACGTACCCGCGCATTGCCTACCGGAGCGACGTCCTGGGCTTCCGCCGGCTGCCCTTCGTCTCCTGA
- a CDS encoding DNA methyltransferase, giving the protein MKPYFQTDTITLFHADCRDALPGLQSGSVDVLLTDPPYGMAYEAKGRSGAAIRADGSRQGMRVFRQALTAAGPALKPDLHAFVFCHWESWPDFFDAASAHLKIKGALMWWKARGGMGDCAASFAPDYEVVLHGTGPSRRALFGKRHGAVLSGYPPVPAKARTHPTEKPVNLLAYLLERACPKGGLVLDPFAGSGATLLAAQQLGLRAVGVELEERYCEAAARRLEAGTALAHAA; this is encoded by the coding sequence GTGAAGCCCTACTTCCAGACCGACACCATCACCCTGTTCCACGCCGACTGCCGCGACGCCCTGCCCGGACTCCAGTCCGGATCCGTGGACGTGCTGCTCACCGACCCGCCCTACGGGATGGCCTACGAGGCAAAGGGGAGGAGCGGCGCGGCCATCCGCGCCGACGGCTCACGTCAGGGCATGCGCGTCTTCCGCCAGGCACTCACTGCGGCTGGACCCGCGCTGAAGCCGGACCTGCACGCGTTCGTCTTCTGCCACTGGGAGAGCTGGCCCGACTTCTTCGACGCCGCCTCAGCGCACCTGAAGATCAAGGGCGCGTTGATGTGGTGGAAGGCGCGGGGCGGCATGGGCGACTGCGCCGCCAGCTTCGCGCCGGACTACGAGGTCGTGCTGCACGGCACCGGACCGTCGCGGCGTGCCCTGTTCGGGAAGCGGCACGGGGCGGTCCTCTCTGGCTACCCGCCGGTGCCCGCGAAGGCTCGCACGCACCCCACGGAGAAGCCGGTCAACCTGCTGGCCTACCTGCTCGAGCGCGCGTGCCCCAAGGGCGGCCTCGTCCTGGACCCGTTCGCCGGCAGCGGCGCGACACTACTGGCCGCGCAGCAGCTCGGGCTGCGTGCCGTGGGCGTGGAACTCGAGGAGCGCTACTGCGAGGCCGCCGCCCGCCGACTGGAGGCCGGGACCGCCTTGGCGCACGCGGCGTGA
- the bet gene encoding phage recombination protein Bet yields the protein MADESAPVSDRGWSQDRVDLVKRTICPRGISEDEFLLFMEQCKRSGLDPLLKEAFCVARRLNIGNRERPNWVTKHEFQPSEAGMLARAERFPDYEGIQAAEVYGEDPISIDYGSGTVEHRVNPAQRKGALVGAWARVQRRGKVAVVVWVDFAGVVQQTPLWGKMPGTMVRKCARVAALRTAYPEAFGGLYVREEMPEEEDDDTAPQSRERALPSKSASTEAAEVAQASMAQAPRAEVVEHHGQRRVSAPASARTARQVGGPEDESTAIVAEAEQAATESELKALGARARRLPDGPLRASAAEALKAAGKRLGLPGKPQPAPEPGSGG from the coding sequence ATGGCTGACGAGAGCGCGCCGGTGTCGGACAGGGGCTGGAGCCAGGACCGAGTGGACCTGGTGAAGCGGACCATCTGCCCCCGGGGCATCAGTGAAGACGAGTTCCTGCTCTTCATGGAGCAGTGCAAGCGCAGCGGGCTGGACCCGCTCCTCAAGGAGGCCTTCTGTGTGGCGCGGCGCCTCAATATCGGCAACCGCGAGCGGCCCAACTGGGTGACGAAGCACGAGTTCCAGCCGTCCGAGGCCGGCATGCTCGCCCGCGCGGAGCGCTTCCCGGACTACGAGGGCATCCAGGCTGCGGAGGTGTACGGGGAGGACCCCATCAGCATCGACTACGGCTCCGGCACCGTCGAGCACCGGGTCAATCCCGCCCAGCGTAAGGGGGCGCTCGTGGGTGCCTGGGCACGGGTGCAGCGCCGCGGGAAGGTGGCCGTCGTCGTCTGGGTGGACTTCGCCGGCGTCGTCCAGCAGACGCCCCTCTGGGGGAAGATGCCGGGGACGATGGTGCGCAAGTGCGCTCGCGTCGCGGCGCTGCGCACGGCGTACCCCGAAGCCTTCGGCGGACTGTACGTCCGAGAGGAGATGCCGGAGGAGGAGGACGACGATACCGCGCCGCAGTCGCGTGAGCGCGCCCTGCCCTCGAAGTCCGCATCGACGGAGGCGGCCGAGGTCGCTCAGGCCAGTATGGCGCAGGCCCCTCGGGCCGAGGTGGTGGAGCATCACGGCCAGCGCCGGGTCTCAGCCCCTGCTTCGGCGCGCACGGCGCGGCAGGTCGGCGGGCCCGAGGACGAGTCCACCGCTATCGTCGCGGAGGCGGAGCAGGCGGCGACGGAGTCCGAACTGAAAGCGCTCGGTGCTCGCGCGCGGAGGCTGCCTGACGGACCGTTGAGGGCGAGCGCAGCGGAGGCACTGAAGGCGGCGGGGAAGCGCCTGGGCCTGCCCGGCAAGCCGCAGCCCGCGCCCGAGCCGGGGTCGGGTGGCTGA
- a CDS encoding beta family protein — MPVSQAFGSSHYVPILKGKKGEFDALKNLFPNDLALLTPVIEVPAVDWDWDNDVPRKPESVHVATVVDNIFKSWGGQRPLYVDVSTAALTTPLVGDAQARDPYSFFFDAARNKGLLAIPVVALSPDATTLAAVKSAVAKDNLGVMVRVGIDQIRSPTLYASLTSIPQLLGIPVTQIDLLLDLEEVPETAVMGLTMGLPQWIAGLPHLASWRTLSLAGSGFPKTLAGLMSGQLMTTPRSEWVLWTGIVQHLLAMKTRVPTFSDYGITFHDSPEVDPRVMRPSQNIRYTISNEWLVIKGLVLRTGVGMPPHQLCQAVRSHTAFCGPAFSHGDNHIDRCAQQLTGPGNLTTWREMGTNHHLTFVVRQIASQTALSVPVVPGPVAGQAQGIP, encoded by the coding sequence ATGCCGGTATCTCAGGCTTTTGGAAGCAGTCACTACGTTCCGATTTTGAAGGGTAAGAAGGGAGAGTTTGATGCTCTCAAGAACCTATTTCCCAACGATCTCGCGCTTCTCACGCCGGTGATTGAAGTCCCGGCGGTGGATTGGGACTGGGACAATGATGTGCCGAGGAAGCCAGAGTCGGTGCACGTCGCCACAGTCGTAGATAACATTTTCAAAAGCTGGGGTGGACAGCGCCCGCTTTACGTTGATGTTAGCACTGCCGCATTGACGACCCCGCTGGTCGGCGACGCCCAGGCGAGGGATCCGTACTCTTTCTTCTTCGACGCCGCGCGAAACAAGGGATTGCTCGCGATTCCTGTTGTGGCTTTGAGTCCCGATGCCACTACTTTGGCGGCGGTGAAGAGTGCCGTTGCAAAGGATAATCTGGGCGTGATGGTGCGTGTCGGGATTGACCAGATCAGGTCTCCGACTCTGTATGCTTCGTTGACGTCGATACCTCAACTCCTGGGCATCCCGGTCACGCAGATCGATTTGCTCCTCGATCTTGAGGAGGTCCCGGAAACTGCTGTGATGGGGCTCACGATGGGGCTCCCGCAGTGGATCGCGGGGCTGCCTCACTTGGCGTCGTGGCGGACTCTTTCACTTGCCGGGTCAGGGTTTCCAAAGACTCTCGCGGGACTCATGAGTGGACAGCTCATGACTACTCCACGAAGCGAGTGGGTCCTATGGACGGGAATCGTGCAGCATCTGCTCGCGATGAAAACTCGTGTCCCGACATTCAGCGACTATGGGATCACGTTCCATGATTCTCCAGAAGTCGATCCTCGGGTAATGAGGCCTTCTCAGAATATCCGATACACTATCAGTAACGAGTGGCTTGTTATCAAAGGCCTCGTCCTCAGAACAGGAGTGGGAATGCCTCCACACCAGCTCTGTCAGGCCGTCAGATCGCACACCGCTTTCTGCGGTCCCGCGTTCAGTCATGGTGACAACCACATCGACCGCTGCGCGCAGCAACTGACCGGTCCGGGCAATCTGACGACTTGGCGCGAGATGGGCACCAACCATCATCTCACGTTCGTGGTGCGGCAGATCGCCAGCCAGACCGCGCTTTCAGTGCCAGTCGTACCTGGTCCCGTAGCTGGTCAGGCGCAAGGCATTCCGTGA
- a CDS encoding cell wall protein, producing MTKTKSSGGLLELADRLEDVARMLRDTVAKLGGVVTPPLPTKVAPASAARATKFGKAKVVKAGGARVCAIKGCGKPSRTKGYCAAHYQKLRMLKKTNRLPAAWADNAAPNSVEDVHLARGRAASKALAEATTR from the coding sequence GTGACGAAGACGAAGAGCAGTGGCGGCCTGCTGGAGCTGGCGGACCGGCTGGAGGACGTCGCGCGGATGCTGCGTGACACCGTGGCGAAGCTGGGCGGAGTGGTGACGCCCCCGCTTCCGACGAAGGTGGCCCCTGCGAGCGCGGCCAGGGCGACGAAGTTCGGCAAGGCGAAGGTGGTCAAGGCCGGCGGCGCGCGCGTGTGTGCCATCAAGGGCTGCGGCAAGCCCAGCCGGACGAAGGGCTACTGCGCCGCGCACTACCAGAAGCTCCGCATGCTGAAGAAGACGAACCGCCTTCCGGCTGCGTGGGCGGACAACGCCGCCCCCAACAGCGTCGAGGACGTCCATCTGGCGCGCGGGCGCGCCGCCTCGAAGGCGCTGGCGGAGGCGACCACCCGATGA
- a CDS encoding sigma-54 dependent transcriptional regulator, with protein MPAAVLIVDDEKNILLTLSQSLQLAGYRTELASSGQVALDVVSARPVDAVLMDVKMPDMDGLTVLARLTELKPDLPVIMMSGHGTIDTAVKATQLGARDFLEKPLARDRLLVALRNALKHQAAMEELQELRAQLGRFDMVGGGPAMQRIFSLIQRAAPSEGRVLITGENGTGKELIARALHQNSKRKGGPFVKLNCAAVPHDLIESELFGHEKGAFTGAVSVRRGKFELAHEGTLFLDEIGDMPAAMQSKLLRVLQEGELERVGGAETLKVDVRVIAATNKNLEKEIAAGRFREDLYYRINVVQIHSPPLRERREDLPDLIDTFLREACAKNGRRPLALSPDALAVMSAYDYPGNVRELRNLVERLAILCEGPVVSRTDALELLPRGRPLPPMPEPTAGGDVPASPPTVVTAPPAAEPATANTGGWKPRVDQTFREQVEDAEREIIQRVLAHTHDNVTEAARILDLERGHFYKKMKALGLRRGQSDS; from the coding sequence ATGCCCGCTGCGGTCCTGATCGTTGATGACGAAAAGAACATCCTCCTCACCCTGAGCCAGTCGTTGCAGCTGGCTGGCTACCGCACCGAGCTGGCCAGCAGCGGCCAGGTGGCGCTGGACGTGGTGAGCGCACGGCCAGTGGACGCGGTGTTGATGGACGTGAAGATGCCGGACATGGACGGCCTCACGGTGCTGGCGCGTCTTACGGAGCTCAAGCCGGACCTGCCCGTCATCATGATGTCGGGCCACGGCACGATTGACACCGCGGTGAAGGCCACGCAGCTGGGCGCGCGAGACTTCCTGGAGAAGCCGCTGGCGCGGGACCGGCTGCTGGTGGCCTTGCGGAACGCGCTGAAACACCAGGCGGCGATGGAGGAGTTGCAGGAGCTGCGCGCGCAGCTGGGCCGCTTCGACATGGTGGGCGGCGGTCCCGCGATGCAGCGCATCTTCTCCCTCATCCAGCGCGCGGCGCCCAGCGAGGGGCGCGTGTTGATCACCGGTGAGAACGGCACCGGCAAGGAGCTCATCGCGCGGGCGCTGCACCAGAACTCCAAGCGCAAGGGCGGCCCGTTCGTGAAGCTCAACTGCGCCGCCGTGCCGCACGACCTGATTGAGAGCGAGCTGTTCGGCCACGAGAAGGGCGCCTTCACGGGCGCGGTGAGCGTGCGGCGCGGCAAGTTCGAACTGGCGCACGAGGGCACGCTCTTCCTGGACGAGATTGGCGACATGCCGGCCGCCATGCAGTCGAAGCTCTTGCGCGTGCTGCAGGAAGGCGAGCTGGAGCGCGTGGGCGGCGCGGAGACGCTCAAGGTGGACGTGCGCGTCATCGCCGCGACGAACAAGAACCTGGAGAAGGAGATCGCCGCGGGGCGCTTCCGCGAGGACCTCTACTACCGGATCAACGTCGTGCAGATCCACTCCCCGCCGCTGCGCGAGCGCCGCGAGGACCTGCCGGACCTCATCGACACCTTCCTGCGAGAGGCGTGCGCGAAGAACGGGCGGCGGCCGCTGGCATTGTCGCCGGACGCGCTCGCGGTGATGAGCGCGTATGACTATCCGGGCAACGTGCGCGAGCTGCGCAACCTGGTGGAGCGGCTGGCCATCCTGTGCGAGGGCCCGGTCGTCTCGCGCACGGACGCGCTGGAGCTGTTGCCCCGGGGCCGTCCCCTGCCCCCGATGCCCGAGCCCACCGCGGGCGGAGATGTGCCTGCATCACCGCCCACGGTGGTGACGGCGCCTCCCGCCGCCGAGCCCGCCACCGCGAACACCGGCGGTTGGAAGCCGCGCGTGGATCAGACCTTCCGCGAGCAGGTGGAGGACGCGGAGCGGGAGATCATCCAGCGGGTGCTCGCCCACACGCATGACAACGTGACGGAGGCCGCGCGGATCCTCGACCTGGAGCGCGGGCACTTCTACAAGAAGATGAAGGCCCTGGGCCTGCGCCGCGGACAGTCTGACTCGTAA
- a CDS encoding SMI1/KNR4 family protein: MDPLLAEVSRLHFPNPPATPAQLAAFEARVGWELDKDLRAFYLHCDGCTLFKPQADALYRVLPLAEIRRARQAIRASDEDRDGAPSVFTLVDMQDSDYVVLDAIQREAGRYLLFDAFHETFPEMERIASSFAEFLERALRSGNRVFWLNSEPPNR, translated from the coding sequence ATGGACCCACTTCTCGCCGAAGTCTCCCGGCTCCACTTCCCCAACCCGCCCGCGACGCCCGCGCAGCTCGCCGCTTTCGAAGCGCGCGTGGGCTGGGAGCTGGACAAAGACCTGCGCGCCTTCTACCTGCACTGCGACGGGTGCACGCTCTTCAAGCCCCAGGCTGATGCGCTCTACCGCGTCTTGCCGCTCGCGGAGATCCGCCGCGCACGCCAGGCCATCCGAGCCAGCGACGAGGACCGCGACGGGGCGCCGTCCGTCTTCACACTGGTGGACATGCAGGACTCCGACTACGTCGTCCTCGACGCCATCCAGCGTGAGGCGGGCCGCTACCTCCTGTTCGACGCCTTCCACGAGACGTTCCCGGAGATGGAGCGCATCGCCTCCAGCTTCGCGGAGTTTTTGGAGCGAGCACTGCGCAGCGGCAACCGAGTGTTCTGGTTGAACAGCGAGCCGCCAAATCGCTGA
- a CDS encoding amidohydrolase family protein — protein MSLRRFLAAALVCLTAPPALAGSDTPPESASGIPRGYADHVIHNANIYTGQDGDALGRWATAIAWRGEDILWVGRGSTWQSFVGPRTVVEDGHGATYTAGIVDAHEHKVPPFDSFPDAAHGRPFGDLCPVLAFAPDGTPYPNFDPTFDEVVGALRGCNGEASRRRSVILFGGKFYATSKGHNLLQELSAASPNKVAVGFDATEGHGLWGNRLAFAAAGILNPSTDPNGIGVVDPWSGFYGRVYNPYTGLMELDGWAQELAQVPFFAALVSDLSDAQLAAVYQAGLDVALSQGVTSVTDIFFAGGPQKAAAVRALVNHPVDLTVACLPLAPGDVCPNSLRSRSGVLLQKYFASGAIKSCRGWSKQPYITPDLQCPSVSTPTWYGGPNLSNFDLEWAILSAGYDTQEYTTCTMIHTFGAASVEQVVTAAEKVERLYGTGQRLPRRCVTLEHADMANSSLRFRVALLGYAIIQNPPHLALRGDINSHYQPSEAADALRFDSLRKESLRFAFGGDEFGPNSTPPNVQIAALMDSVPAYERMTAEDAFVRYTRESAIARHEKAGLLGMGYPATLVRWDRNLLSGQAEDMRAAKPVQVIVRGRLAFTAQ, from the coding sequence ATGTCTTTAAGGCGTTTCCTCGCCGCGGCACTCGTGTGCCTCACGGCACCCCCGGCGCTCGCCGGCAGCGACACACCGCCGGAGTCCGCCAGCGGCATCCCGCGCGGCTACGCGGACCACGTCATCCACAACGCCAACATCTACACCGGCCAGGACGGGGACGCGTTGGGCCGCTGGGCCACCGCCATCGCCTGGCGCGGCGAGGACATCCTCTGGGTGGGCCGTGGCAGCACCTGGCAGTCCTTCGTCGGGCCGCGCACCGTCGTGGAGGACGGCCACGGTGCCACATACACGGCCGGCATCGTGGACGCGCACGAGCACAAGGTGCCGCCCTTCGACTCGTTCCCGGATGCAGCGCACGGCCGTCCCTTCGGCGACCTTTGCCCCGTCCTCGCCTTCGCGCCGGACGGCACGCCCTACCCCAACTTCGACCCGACGTTCGACGAGGTGGTGGGTGCGCTCCGGGGCTGCAACGGCGAGGCCTCCCGGCGCCGCAGCGTCATCCTCTTCGGCGGGAAGTTCTACGCCACCTCGAAGGGCCACAACCTCCTCCAGGAGCTGTCCGCCGCGTCGCCGAACAAGGTGGCGGTGGGCTTCGACGCCACCGAGGGCCACGGCTTGTGGGGCAACCGGCTGGCGTTCGCCGCGGCCGGCATCCTCAACCCGTCGACGGACCCCAACGGCATCGGCGTGGTGGACCCGTGGAGCGGCTTCTACGGCCGCGTCTACAACCCGTACACGGGCTTGATGGAGCTCGACGGCTGGGCGCAGGAGCTGGCCCAGGTGCCCTTCTTCGCGGCGCTCGTCAGCGACCTCTCCGACGCGCAGCTCGCGGCGGTGTACCAGGCCGGCCTGGACGTGGCGCTCTCCCAGGGCGTCACCTCGGTGACGGACATCTTCTTCGCGGGTGGGCCGCAGAAGGCCGCTGCGGTGCGCGCCCTCGTCAACCACCCGGTGGACCTGACGGTGGCGTGCCTCCCGCTGGCGCCGGGCGACGTCTGCCCGAACAGCCTGCGCAGCCGAAGCGGCGTGCTCCTCCAGAAGTACTTCGCATCGGGCGCCATCAAGTCCTGCCGTGGCTGGAGCAAGCAGCCGTACATCACGCCTGACCTCCAGTGCCCGTCCGTGTCCACGCCCACGTGGTACGGCGGCCCCAACCTGAGCAACTTCGACCTGGAATGGGCCATCTTGTCGGCTGGCTACGACACCCAGGAGTACACCACCTGCACGATGATCCACACCTTCGGCGCCGCGTCGGTGGAACAGGTGGTGACGGCGGCCGAGAAGGTGGAGCGCCTGTATGGGACGGGGCAGCGACTGCCGCGTCGCTGCGTCACCCTCGAACACGCGGACATGGCCAACAGCTCGCTGCGCTTCCGTGTCGCGCTGCTCGGGTACGCCATCATCCAGAACCCGCCGCACCTGGCGCTGCGTGGCGACATCAACTCGCACTACCAGCCCTCGGAGGCTGCGGACGCGCTGCGCTTCGACAGCCTTCGGAAGGAGAGTCTGCGGTTCGCGTTCGGCGGTGACGAGTTCGGGCCCAACAGCACCCCGCCCAACGTGCAAATCGCCGCGCTGATGGACTCCGTCCCCGCCTATGAGCGGATGACGGCGGAGGACGCCTTCGTCCGGTACACCCGCGAGTCAGCCATCGCCCGGCATGAAAAGGCGGGACTGCTCGGCATGGGCTACCCGGCCACGCTCGTGCGGTGGGACCGCAACCTCCTCAGCGGCCAGGCGGAGGACATGCGCGCCGCGAAGCCCGTGCAGGTCATCGTCCGCGGCCGGCTGGCCTTCACCGCGCAGTAG
- a CDS encoding Hint domain-containing protein, with translation MRSREQEEAAGIYDREVNGVRSPQLIKTRYLDIRWTHEELLPAHLLAGFQVVVYEGSDPNNTDSYLLEPRKFGPSERRWVAPLKLTQPTQVQCAVQALYTNGNQSSWRVLGGGVVADPDTITMAVADLSNVPTGSVSARHMSASSVTSAAVAAAAISFQHLLLPPTDNLVPNGYSEVDAQGKSPEGDGLVDEPANAKEGRRCRKLTVPAGGGFVGLNFIGGFRSTAPGGRIKCTAGDQFFAEAWLKSSAALTQPNATLFLLWEGANGGYESQLTTTPVTLTASYQRVKLKGTCPAGCTGVQLYFELNAASADAGKAVYLDAVSMRKMVTFDLLVANTLQTSNYAEDGNGVPVAGAKLDNVGTAFKAAGGNVQIGSYLLDTPFFRANQALDGTSAAGRVHYRGSNNTGVRGGAPLIDRLDVQCTDYFRYTTPIVHSWLEHHFFVQPSSIDDNLDALRYLKVDYYSSFNATYRGTRYIPLPDRKYASAVDGNALNRIAVSHTFQYPAALSGLNGQNLGEYVALFCEMHGVYGVSASMWFTPVYNAGLGINFAKSIASPFSGAPSGGGGGGSGGTGGTCVAPETLITLEDGQEVPAASLRPGMRVLTQHEETRRVGVFEVVAASSHRAARWCVELTDGRVLVATPNHLLYRRFAGWTELRALRPGELLEGLRPGLVRRVVPEGEGAVVKLTVHGARTYESAGLLSHNIKQPI, from the coding sequence ATGCGCTCGCGCGAGCAGGAAGAAGCGGCCGGCATCTACGACCGCGAGGTGAATGGCGTCCGCTCTCCGCAGCTCATCAAGACGCGCTACCTGGACATCCGCTGGACGCACGAGGAACTGCTTCCCGCGCACCTCCTCGCGGGCTTCCAGGTAGTCGTCTACGAGGGCAGCGACCCCAACAACACGGACAGCTACCTGCTGGAGCCGCGGAAGTTCGGCCCCTCCGAGAGGCGGTGGGTGGCGCCGCTGAAGCTGACGCAGCCGACGCAGGTGCAGTGCGCCGTCCAGGCCCTCTACACCAACGGCAACCAGAGCAGCTGGCGCGTCCTCGGCGGTGGCGTGGTGGCGGATCCGGACACCATCACGATGGCCGTCGCGGACCTCTCCAACGTCCCCACGGGCAGCGTCTCCGCCCGGCACATGTCAGCCAGCTCCGTCACCAGCGCCGCAGTGGCCGCAGCGGCCATCAGCTTCCAGCACCTGCTGCTACCGCCCACGGACAACCTGGTGCCCAACGGGTACTCGGAGGTGGACGCACAAGGGAAGTCCCCCGAAGGGGACGGGCTGGTGGACGAGCCGGCCAATGCGAAGGAGGGGCGCCGGTGCCGCAAGCTGACGGTGCCGGCGGGCGGCGGCTTCGTGGGCCTCAACTTCATTGGTGGTTTCCGCAGCACCGCGCCCGGCGGCCGCATCAAGTGCACCGCCGGGGACCAGTTCTTCGCCGAGGCATGGTTGAAATCCTCGGCCGCGCTCACCCAGCCCAACGCGACGCTCTTCCTTCTCTGGGAGGGGGCGAATGGCGGCTACGAAAGCCAGCTCACCACCACCCCGGTGACGCTCACCGCGAGCTACCAGCGCGTGAAACTCAAGGGGACGTGTCCGGCCGGGTGCACTGGCGTGCAGCTGTACTTCGAGCTCAACGCCGCGAGCGCGGACGCGGGCAAGGCTGTGTACCTGGACGCCGTCAGCATGCGGAAGATGGTGACGTTTGACTTGCTGGTGGCCAACACCCTCCAGACGTCCAACTACGCGGAGGATGGCAACGGGGTGCCCGTCGCCGGGGCGAAGCTGGACAACGTGGGCACCGCCTTCAAGGCGGCGGGCGGCAACGTCCAGATTGGCAGCTACCTCTTGGACACGCCCTTCTTCCGGGCGAACCAGGCGCTGGACGGGACGTCAGCCGCGGGGCGCGTCCACTACCGAGGCAGCAACAACACAGGCGTGCGCGGCGGAGCGCCGCTCATCGACAGGCTGGACGTCCAGTGCACTGACTACTTCCGGTACACGACGCCCATCGTCCACTCTTGGCTGGAGCACCACTTCTTCGTGCAGCCCTCCAGCATCGACGACAACCTGGACGCGCTCCGCTACCTCAAAGTGGACTACTACAGCAGCTTCAACGCCACGTACCGAGGCACGCGCTACATCCCCCTGCCGGACCGGAAGTACGCCTCGGCGGTGGACGGCAACGCGCTCAACCGCATCGCCGTCAGCCACACCTTCCAGTACCCGGCGGCCCTCTCCGGACTCAACGGGCAGAACCTGGGGGAGTACGTCGCGCTCTTCTGCGAAATGCACGGCGTCTACGGCGTGAGCGCCTCCATGTGGTTCACGCCCGTCTACAACGCCGGGTTGGGCATCAACTTCGCGAAGTCCATCGCTTCTCCCTTCTCTGGAGCTCCCTCGGGAGGCGGTGGTGGCGGCTCTGGCGGAACGGGCGGCACCTGCGTCGCGCCCGAGACGCTCATCACGCTGGAGGACGGGCAGGAGGTGCCCGCGGCGTCGCTTCGCCCTGGCATGCGCGTCCTCACTCAGCACGAGGAGACGCGCAGGGTGGGTGTCTTCGAGGTGGTGGCCGCCTCCAGCCACCGCGCCGCGCGCTGGTGCGTGGAGCTCACGGACGGCCGCGTCCTGGTGGCGACGCCGAACCACCTCCTCTACCGGCGCTTCGCGGGCTGGACGGAGCTGCGCGCACTCCGTCCCGGCGAGCTGCTGGAGGGCCTGCGCCCGGGGCTCGTGCGCCGCGTGGTGCCGGAAGGGGAGGGCGCCGTCGTGAAGCTCACCGTCCACGGGGCCCGCACCTACGAGTCCGCAGGCCTCCTCAGCCACAACATCAAGCAGCCCATCTAG